A region of the Acanthopagrus latus isolate v.2019 chromosome 18, fAcaLat1.1, whole genome shotgun sequence genome:
ACTACAGATTCCCTGTAGGGACAAACAGAGCATACCTTTGgtccagcagcagagatgatgaTGTGTCCCGGCGGTTGGATCCACGGCTCTCCGTCCACTTGGACAGGTATGGGTTTACTGACCGTCAGCCTGATGTAGTTCCCTTGAGCAATACGAATCCCTGACCGCATACCACTCTGCACCtggccctgcacacacacacagttttgtaaGTCAAGCcttatgtaagtgtgtgtgtgtgcgtgtgtgtgtgttaagtgaGAGATGAGTGATCTCACCATGTGGACGACCCCGGTGACCCCAACCACCTCCAGCAGCCCGTCATCGATGCTTGGTTTCCCATAGCGACCGTCGACTTCAGACCCCCAGAGATCTGCACCAGAACCCCAGCTGGGTATGTTGAGGAAGATCAGTCCCTCTATGTTGGGTAGCGGGACGTTCTGAGCGTCcacctgaagctgcagctctttGTGGAGACTCCTGGTGTAGCTGATCTTCTGCAGGCCGACCTTCACGTACACGCCTTTGTTATGGAACCTGTGAGGTGGACAGGAGGCGGAGTTCAACCCTCATCCTCAGAAACACATATGAGTCTGAATGACGCAAAGTTTTACCTGCTGGTGAATTTATCCGGTTCGTCCTCTCTGGCCTGGTGGAAGTCCAGGCTGAGCTCTGCGTCGATCCCGAGACCGAAGTAGTTGTTCATCTGCACAATCTGAGATACACATGACCCAGTTACAGCAcagcttcctgtcagacagTCTCTATGAGCTACATGCAGCTCTTCAGTTAAGACCACTTCAATAAGCCGCTTTAGATTCAAGAGGCTGATTTACAATAACCCAACAAAAGTGTTCCTGACTGTCCTGGAGGACTGGACCAGACCTTGGGAGGCTCTAGGAAGCCGTTGTCCTTGCCATCTTCAGAGATGTCCTGAGCGTCCAGCAGGATGGTCCACCGGTCCATCAGAACCTCGTCGGCCTCATCCAAGGAGACCAGTATGTGGTGCGGGTCCTCGCTGCTGTAACCCGCTCCCCAGCGCAGGATACGAGCCAAGTCATTACCTGACGAGACGGGACACACTTCAGTACCCGAGCATAAAGTCCGTCCTCAGTTCTCAGAAACTGCCAACCAGCTGTTAAGACTTTAGTAGGGTGTAAATGTGTTGCTAGGAAACATCTTTTAGTGCTGTccagtcagtcaatcaatcaatcaatcaatgaatcaatcagcatgtaaacaggaagtcaaagtTAGCATCACAAGCCAGCAGAACTTGAAAagctaaaaaataaacttttagttttatttctgtgtctcaGAGTTTGTTAAGCTAACTAATGTTATTCACTGATTAAGTCACTTGCGATCAGCACAATGTTTGCTAATGTGTTataggttgtgtttttttatttcaactctTCCAGATTGAAACATTGCTAAACATCATTAATCAAGTTTCAGGTCAGACAGGTCGACTTTGCTGCAGATTAGCTTTTTCACTCTATAACAGTCAGGttttagcatgctgatgttctGTCAGTTGGCTACAAATCATCTACACCTGCAGCTAGTAGAGGTTAGTATTTAGTAAGAACTAGTCCGTGAGATTAAATGTAGTGATGTCAACTTGAATGTTAGTTAGCTAACTGATGTATCCATATAGCTAAAGGCTGTTAGCGTAACAGTCATTTGAGGgttaaatgttgttattttaataaacttaatttaaaatCTTCCAGacacaatcaaaatgaaactgcTCAGATACACCAGCTGTTCTCCACATGAGCTCTGAAGAGATATTAGCATACTAACACTAGCTCTGTGTGTTGGTTCAGTGAGTTGTACATACTTAGTGACACCTAATCTCCTTGTAAGAACTAGTTTTTTGAGCCGTaacctttttaaatgtagtcATGATAAAACTAAACTGAGCTAACTGACATTAGCATAAAGCTAAGTTTGAATTTCTGAGCAGCTGTTTACTGAACAACCTCCATCAAATGACGTGATGAAATTAAAGTCAACCTGTGTTGGTCTGACCTGTTCCCAGCGGAACGATGCCGATCGGCGGCTCTCGACACACCAGTTTGTGCCGGACAGCCTCCAGTACTCCCAGAACCCAGCCCACCGTCCCATCTCCGCCACAGACCAGCACCCGGAAATGGGGAACCTCCTGAAATGTGTGGAGGCTggaccaaagaagaagagaaacatcagGAACCTTTCAACCATATAACAAGGATCATACAGTCAGACAGCATGCCTCCAAAATAAGGCTGGGTGCACtgaagtaatctgattactaaTCATTTCATCAATCATCAATTTGTacaccccgcgaccctgcagaggattaagcggcgtacatataatgtgtacagatgatggatggatggatggatcaatTTGTACAGTACCAGGCTATAACAGATGAACTTTACTTCCTGTGTAACCtgatttctttgttgttgttgtgcgtgtgcatgtaaacagacAGCTGCTTTAATACACGCTGTTCAAGTTCTGTGAGCAACATTAACAGATGATGGAAATTCTCTGCCCTGATGACTTTTTGAGGCAGTTTTTCTTCTGGTTAATTTTTATAGCGAATGAACCGaatcaaacaaaatcaaatcaaaagtgaCAACAAAAAGTGTTctgattataataataacatctAAATAGTTCAAATACACAGAGAGTGCAGAGATTgatttggaaatgaaaatggtAAAGATAAAGAATAAACTCTGTCAGATTCTCAGACCCTCAGCCTGGACCTGGGGATGTGCTCCTGCTCTCACCCAGCCAGCGGTCCTCCGTTGGAGATGTCAAAGACCTGGTGGGGGTTCAGAAGTTTCCTGAAGCTGTACAGAAGCTCTCTGCCTTTCAGACCGCCGCTCTTTGGGTTGACGAACACCAGAAGAGGACAGACGTCTGCAGCAAGCTTGTTGACCTGAGAGAGGAAAACCACAGTGACTGAACAGAAACTACACCATCTGAATCAGAGCGAGGAACCATCAACCACCTGCGCATTCTATTTCATCTCATACATGAACTGATCTGTGGTCTGTCAGTGGACGGTTctctgtgactgactgacatgtGATCATCAGGTGAGTTACCTGGATCTCTGGGATGACGAGTGAAGTGAGCGTCTTGTTGTTGACCGCTGTGTCTTTAGCCAACATGTAGATCCTCTCTGCTTCAGAGAAACATGAGACTTGCAACGCCACCGCACCTGAAAAGtaccaagtacatttactcaaggaCTGTGTTTGAATACAAATTTCAGGTTCTTGTACTCGGAGTATTTTCTTCTCATGTCACTTTCGTCCTCTGCTCCATGACATCATATCTGACAGCTGTGGTTACTTAACAAATGAGGATTTGTACAAAGAAAACATATGAAGAGTTCAGAACATGTGAAGATTGTGTTTGTAATAACTGTGATGGCGCAGACTATTATCACCACACTGACATGATACAGAGTAGTTTTACAGAAAAGTATAGCACTTTTACTTCCTCCAACACTGTGACTGTCATCTAAAACACTGGACCCCACCCAGCAGCTGCTGTAAGTGGAGGAAaggaaatcaaaacaaatcttttcacccatttttgctttttgtcttgAATTATTAGATCCTTTTTGACTTTTCAGGCTAAACATCAGGTGGTGCCTCTGTCTTCTGAGATACGCAATGTAGATTTCCTACAGAGGTCGGTGTAAACAGCTTCAGGTGTGGGAGAAGCACATAGCTCCTCTTTATGATCTCAATGTGCATTTTTCATCAAAAGCTGGACTGTCGCAGAGCTGTAGAGATCTGAGGAGAAGTCTGAGCTGAGTGAATCCTACAGTCACTCCAAAATGTAGCAGCTCCtcaaaaaagttaaaagaaataaaaaacagaaaatgaaaaatgttgtcagAGCGGCTTCAAGGACAGAAGAGATGACATTTTGggttttaaatatttcatctcAGCGCATCACAACACACGACACCTGCCTCACCTTGACTGGTGTAGATGTGGCTGACGGTGACCAGGtgacctgcagacagagaggaggggaggtgagtGAGACGAGCGGTTCTGCTGTCAGTTAACCTCAATAACAAGGCAGGAAGTGAAGCCATGCTCCGACGTTCCTGTCAGTACATTTATAGACAAACCAAGCAAAGAATTTTAGTTTCCTCCTCATTTATTAAGCGAGGAGAAAGTCAAATCTGGGTGTTCATCACTGAATCAGCGCTGTGGTGCAGAGAGTCTGAAGCTCTGAGTGAGGTGACATCAGCTGTGACTCACTCTTGATGGTCAGGTGTTCCTCGATCAGTTGGACGTACTCCTCTTTCGTCAGCAGGGGGGGCAGTCCTCCAATCAGCAGGCGGACCTGCAGCGCCCAGTTCCTGTTCTCCACGATGTAGAACCGAGTCTGGTTCATCTGACGCAGAGACACCTGGAGAACCAATGTCACAAAGATTACAACAGATTCCTCTTTTATCATTTTGGTGACAAAGTTTGAGGGATGGACTCTATAAAATACTGGTTCTGAACCATCGGGGAAGAGTTTGTGCTCCATAAATACGAAATGTTCCGTTAAAGTTAAAGATCAACAATAACTTCAGGAAGTTTTAATAGTACCTCAGTTGGGTCAGCTTAAGATGTTAACAAAACTATGGATGAAAGTAAAGTTGTGTTTGCTGAAGCTGAGAAGGTGAGAAgaagtgttcagtgtttacatGGTGAAATATAGATGGTTCAGCATCTTTGTATAAGTCAGACAAGACGTTTTCTTGTGTCGTGCTGATCTCTTCCTACCTTCCTGatctcctgcagcttctccagaATCTTCTCCTGAGGAGTCAGCGTCTGTCTCTGGACTGCAGGACACACATGGAGAGGACCAATCGGACAAAATTAAAGAGCGAAAAGACAAAGAGCACTCTGATCACAAGTTCAAACATTGCTTCATGCCAATGTCGGTGTTCACTGAGTTTAGTTTCATAATCACTAATTAAAACAGGCCACAGTTCAGGACCTGGTTCTCAGGTAGAGATTAGCTGTTACTGTAAATTTACAATATTTACTGAATATGTTGTGTAGCTAACTGACAAAGCTAACGTTAACATGCTAATATCTGCTGTGTTAAGAATAAGAAGGATGATATGGAGAACTGTCCACATGTCTGATCTGAAAATGGGTAAATGATCTTTAATAATGATTCAATCTAGAAGagttttcatgatttttttttcccaaaatacaacacaatgtTCTGCTGCAACATTTGACTAATATAGTTCCCATTTGTCATTACAAACTGTATGAATACTACTAACAGTGAACCATGTACAAAGATTTAGATTGGAGCctgtaaaactgtaataatCAAAGGATTAGCTTGTGATGctacactgacacacagctaGTTGCTCTGCACGTGTTTCCTGGCAATTTGTGAGGCTTTAATAGTGCGATCTGATTTAGTACATGTTTAGTTTGACACTAGTTAGTAGCCACTGAGAGATGAGGAAGGATTTCTGTTCAGACTGATGAATTCTTGACAAGCCAACAGATTATCTGGTGACTGTATTTGTTGCTCCTGAGATAAATCTCACCTGCAGCTGTGGCAGCTTCGGTCACTTTTCTTTACACATTGTGACGTTATTAAAAGCTGAGGCATTTAAAGGACGTCTCTGGTGTTTCTGCGTGTGCTTTATACCTGACATCACTGCTCACCTTGCTTGCTGTTCATGCAAACCTCCAGCAGGCTGAAACTGGACACATCTTCCTCCTGAAACAACGCACAATCGTCATCTCTAACACAAAACTCGACATTCGGCTCTGTGACAACTTTCAACAGTTTGACttgaaaattaaagaaaagtCTTTAAGATCTGAGGAGAGttattttcactgttgattAGCTGTTAACTACTTTACTTTAAAAGTTGAAAGAAAtagttttcagacattttgcagGCGTGAAAAAAGGTCAGGggtgaaaaaggtgagaagaaTTTGACCCCtcttgaatatttca
Encoded here:
- the LOC119007391 gene encoding diacylglycerol kinase theta, whose amino-acid sequence is MADSGRGRPADPDAADGRTSSPLTVKKRAQQSPGLRPKYQSSAQGHCLRKVTLTKPTFCHSCSDFIWGLVGFLCEVCNFMCHEKCLKTLRSVCSCMTPSSVRVPVAHCFGPAGQKKRFCCVCRKQTEGNTALRCEVCELHVHADCAAFSCADCRRTHLDFTLEQDTFHHHWREGNLASGARCEVCRRSCGSSDVLAGMRCEWCGCTSHAACYLSVPPECTLGRLRCMLLHPACIRLDFRNFSKMHCYRITESCSHELDNSDDVDPSAAVSKDGQPAAPESGKQFLKVFDGDDAIKRGFFRLVSILRATRNEEVVEAALRAFYLPDEPQNFELHEIGGLQHLHSDDILNRNGGPDNKSSLKDGGDAWLLRAKPRDAEVIKVYAGWPRSGAAFVSVSVSQSSSAASVLTEVLSQLDRQEEDVSSFSLLEVCMNSKQVQRQTLTPQEKILEKLQEIRKVSLRQMNQTRFYIVENRNWALQVRLLIGGLPPLLTKEEYVQLIEEHLTIKSHLVTVSHIYTSQGAVALQVSCFSEAERIYMLAKDTAVNNKTLTSLVIPEIQVNKLAADVCPLLVFVNPKSGGLKGRELLYSFRKLLNPHQVFDISNGGPLAGLHTFQEVPHFRVLVCGGDGTVGWVLGVLEAVRHKLVCREPPIGIVPLGTGNDLARILRWGAGYSSEDPHHILVSLDEADEVLMDRWTILLDAQDISEDGKDNGFLEPPKIVQMNNYFGLGIDAELSLDFHQAREDEPDKFTSRFHNKGVYVKVGLQKISYTRSLHKELQLQVDAQNVPLPNIEGLIFLNIPSWGSGADLWGSEVDGRYGKPSIDDGLLEVVGVTGVVHMGQVQSGMRSGIRIAQGNYIRLTVSKPIPVQVDGEPWIQPPGHIIISAAGPKVRMLRKSKQKQKKSSAVKDGRSESPSSRDGGH